The DNA window GCAAATGATATTACGAGGCTGATGCAATGATGATcagaatttcattttatataaagcgGGTAgacatatgactccactcctcATAGTAAGGGATAGTCCAAGTTCAAACGTGAAGACACCATTACAGTCAGTCAGCCAGCCCATATGATGCCTCGTTTGAAGGAGTTCAGGTTATAAGGAGGGAAACATGTGTGCTGGGTAAAAATTCCATTTTTGGTGGGGCGACAAAAAGTTGCCGAATTTCTGTGTCCGATGGAGTTATTGTCACAATTAGGTTGTGTCATCGCAAGCCAGTACTCATAGACTTGTGATGAAAAGAGGAAGTAGGAATTTGAAAGAATAATTCCTTAGGATTGAATAAGAGCACGCGATcgtacatttaataataaacgatgattcaaaaatatttatggcagggtttagtataataataaatctacgACTATTAAATCTCGTATTctaaattcttagtttaatatcAGTAATACTATGTTTGTTGGAACGAAAAGTGTTTGTGTATGGTTTGGTTGTAATGGTTTATTAAAAGGAAGCACCTCGTCGAATTGTCTATAAtactattcttataaataaataaatacttaccaGTACTTTTATTTAGATGCGGATTTTCACCGGATGCTAAATTTTTGGTACCTATTTCCCATCTATCAAATTGTTCATTCTGTTTTTCGTATAAGGAAGGCAGCACGCCAGTTTTCTCtaaatgtttttgattatttaaagtaaataaaaagttaagatgGGGATTTGAACAAGACTGATGTTTATAAATAGGAGGcaattttatattgttgttcCCTTCTGTGCTTTCGAGATCTGAGGACAACGATACTTTCATGCCGGCATTGTTTTCAAAGATTGTATCGTTATCGCTGTACTCGTTACTTTTAGTTAATGTCTGAATACTCGGCGTTACGTCAACCATACTTTCTTTCTTCTGTACCGTTTCTTCTGTTAGAGGTGATAATAAACCAAAATTACGGAATGGCGGATCCACTGATAAAATTGGTGATAATAACTGTGGACTCTTTGATAATCTACTGTACAGTTCTTCAACGTCACTGTCAATAGAATTCAGCATCTCGCTCGTTTCACTGTTGTCGTCTCTACTCTTAGTTTTACTATCAAAATATTCGTTTTCCATCAAAGAATCATTTTCGATATCAGAGTCAAAATTACTTGATTCAAATTCACTGGTGTAGCTGTTATGGActttaattggaattttattttcTGCATCTTCCTGTTTTTCATCttcaatgaaatgaataacGTCTTCAGATGGGTTCTCTACAACCTTTACATCTGTGTTTTTGTCTTTATCTAATAGACAGAAAACTGCGGCTGTGTCTTCAAAAGTATTCGTTAAAATCATATTACTGGTATAATTTTGCATGTTCtgaaaattttgtttgaaaatattttcattttcatattgtGTTTCTCTCAGTTCGTCACTATTATAGCTACAATTTCTTCcaagtatatgtattttataagctATTGATTTATTTTCGGTTATAGACACAAATGAAGTTTGTGTTTCCAGCGTGTTTTCTGTtggtttttttatatctttctgAGCCAGTTCAATAATAGTCTTACTAGTTTGCGTGAATATCTCCTGAgctattatattacatactggCATGCTTGAGCCAGCGGACTTGTCCATTGAATATACAGGATTGGTAGCTTTAGGATCTTGCCTTACATTTAAAATCGATTCTTTATCTGTTAAATTTATATCGCTTTCACTTTTATGCACTTGgaatgttttgtcactgtcgTCACTATCATATTCTAAGACGTATGTATCTTTACCAGATGAATTATTTTTGTCTGAACTGCTGTCTGTAAAATCTAATGAATATAGCGCTGACGTGGTCACACTTTTTTGGGAGTCCGTATATTTAACATCGCCTACAATGTCTTCGACGTCATCATCCTATAAaacaagttatattttataaattatctatattttgatacaattaacgcaaactataatttatatcataagcTGTTTCAATATATgacttacattaaattaaatgttatgaaCATAAGTATCAAGACTATTTGCAAAAACGACGCAAtagaattcaataaaaaagataatgCGTACTTTAGTTTATTTCAAATGGATTGCATTCCCATAAAGTTAACCACAAAGTCTAGTAATctataaattaagttaataagTGTATTTGAACTGTGCAATATTAATGACATAGCTCTGTCAGTGTGTCTTAAAATCCGCTGCACTTATTATTGGTGagtaaaatgttttgtcaattaatatatatctgaTATATCTTACCATAGTTATAAATTTTGGAACTAAATTTAGATTGAATCATATCATTTAGCTGTAGTGCAACCACGACACAGCGAATTCAGCATTTACTAATATTTACGTATAATTCTGACGGGCCATGACACTTTGAACGAGGAAAATACTGGTattgaaactttttattataaaatgatataaagagtttttatttaaaaaattaaatccttaaatgtcattcttttttttgttacaagttatatttgtatctctgcagtatatttatatcttttttgtCCGCTAATTTTTATTACCAGGCAACTTCACAaaccgtgcatcttaaccgatgatcacgggttcaaaccaggtgtgcttataatttatctcgtgctcggcggtgaaggaaaacatcatgaggaaacctgcatgtgtctcatttcatcgaaattctaccacatgtgctatccaccaacccgcattggaacagcgtggtggaatatgttccaagccttctccttaatgggagagaaggccttagcccagcagtgggaaatttccaggctattactttacttacttttttggACAAGtagaaaaatgaaacaaataaataaaatgatgaaatatatattcaagtCTAATAAAATCTCACCTAACACTACAACATTTTTGTAGAACATTATCACAACAAGATATACCCATTTGTTTGATAGTACCAGGGGCGTAGCCAGAGTACAGCTCTTTCTAAAATAATGATGCATCGGAAAACGATTTCTAAATACAGCTATACAAAGCTCAGTTTCAGTTGACTAACAGACACATGAAGCCAAGCCTTAATTGGTTCAATGTTTTTGAAAtgtgtcatttttattaaatctattaagACGATTCAAATACCTTCGATATTGCTGTTGATCAACTTTAATGAGCTCGTGTAAAGACCGTTTAATGAATACATTTCAAGTAAATACCGAGATTAATTTGcggaaaagaaataattataagaaacatCTAATTCCTTTTCAGCAAACGAAACATAACTGGCTACgcctgtaaatataaatattttattcacacaAAACATCTAAGGTAAGTACACAGTGTATAGAAATCACTTGAAATTCAATTTGAACAATTTTAATGGCAATGTTACATTGTTTTGAAACATCGATGTCGTTACtggttatcatttatttttacacacTGTAAATATGTGCTAGGcttaagatatttaattagGAAAGATTAAAGAAGATATGGTCAGAAAGAATGTTAcgtgtgagatgacgtccgacagagaagtatggaaggagaagacatgcttcGGGGACCCCAAGttatattgggataagggcaggaggatgatgatgccTAAACGTGTGGGTACATAAACGATATATTTCCATGTATTACTTCAACGCGAAGCATGAGCGTGATTTATAAGCACAAATATTGGTATAGACattcagtgtttctttagttttaagatttatGTGGTAATGACACCATTTGCAACTTATGTTGGAGACGTTTCTTTTCGCGGAAGTCTCTTTGAAGTAAAGCCTCTAATACTTTGCAATAAAGTATCAGAACGATAAGTATGATCTGATATAAGTGTAttctaatgaataaataaacgtCATTGccattaaaattgattaaaaacgAGTTTCAAGGTCATCATTGCCCACACAAGTATAGCCATGACAATTGTAGATCTTATTGTCTGATAAACATGATGGCATGTTCAGAAGACTAAATATCATACATGTGCGATGTATTTAGTCTTTGGTGCTACTTCAGTTGTTTAAACCTCAAAagtgatttttaaataacgaataagTGAATTAGTAAACGTCGtgtaaaatacacaaaatagGGAAAATTTGCCTTAAGTTGTATCTTAGAATGATGACAATACATTCGCACAGGTTACCTTAGTAACAGATAGGGTTTTACATGTAAAGATCTGATCACTATCAAGTCGCGCCCATCCACATTCTATGCgtgttgtaaatatatactaagagtcgcccgcggttttgctcgcgttttaggatgttggttgtcacgtgccaggcaaaaagtagcttatgtcctttaTTCAAGTCAGTTCagcggtcgtgaaagagcgaaacACAGACAGGTAGacggacaaagttactttcacatttataatattcatatggaTTATGTTTTTCTTACAAGGTATTCTATAACTAAACTAAGGATAAATTATAGTTCCATCATTTTACTGCACGCCGACAAGTTGATGTGGATTGGCGCAACTTCACGATTACATAGATCGAtatgacagattaaaaatgtagGTTCAAACCATAGATATAACAAGAATTTGTTAAGATAAAtttcaggtattttttttttatcaaatacatatCTAGGATCAGAACTCAAAAAAATGacatattactaattattattatcatcactgcctcaaacaaatttattaaattaaacatttgatatccttcatttttttttcaaggaaTTAAAAAACATCAGTCAAAGTTTTGGGAAAGGGTTACACctaaagtttatattttctataaatacatttataatgtatCACACCTTAAACAAGTGGCACACACAAACATtttggttatatattttttttacatacaaccTCTATGGAGTGATGACTTTTTTCATGCGTTCTTAGATTAGTTATTTGTCTACATAGACTGTCAAAGTCAAGAAcgtgtgtatttttaaatatgtatattcaaacTATGATAGTAAAGTtttcttgtttgtttttttttgtagagcGTCGTTCTATCTAGACATATAACCTAAACattaatattccattttatttaaaattaaaaagatttaattatcgaacatttttaaataagattaactCCATAGAGGTTCGTACAGTATTATATCTACGGAGATTACATAATAACAAGATTCCACaaacatctatataaataaataccctTTACATCCAacaacaatacaattatatagtttatatagaCAAGTATAGTATACATTAAAACCACTTAATCATATCCaccaacatttttaatataaaatatttaactaacatacaATCAGACAAAGGtcgtaatttataaattaatatttatctttaaataaaacacacttaatatgttcttaatttgaattattttttttaccgaTGCGTTCGTAAATAAGGGTAAGTACTCATTCCAAATATTAGCATTTCATTCgtttatagtatttatagtaAGCATTAGCTTGTCATTGCcggtcatgtattatatattttttttattaacgcaAATGAACCCATGAATGAACGAGATTTCCATCACGGATTcattcgtattaaaaaaaaactacacatacattttataatacagaATCGTTCTCTATGTAAATGCAAGCACCTGTGTTCTCTATATACTGCTTTCTGTTTTCTTATTGGAATAACcgaaataaatctataataagACACCTGTCGGAGCAGCCCTAGATATAATATCTATGGGAAACGAAACTCATAGACAAGTAAAGCTGTTGACTAATTATCTATGACTGTTCGTCCAATTTCGATAATCATTTCAACATCTTCatcgattattatatattattaattattatgtaaaatattattttcacgttattaataatttataggtTTTAGCTACTTATAAGGAATTAATAACGGTCttgatatgtcatttttatataaattatcatacgtgtttttatataatatgtttaaagcgtcgtttaaataaaaaaacacctacaaaatatactttaacagaactaaaaaaaagtcatagcaatcatataattaattatttacgtttttcctttattattaaaataattaagccCATTTTGCccccaaaaatataataaatgttcaacttttaatataaaaaagaaattaaatcgtAGCGTTAAAACTGTATCTTAGGATAActgcaataataaattaataaaccgtaactgtgttatatattttgacacTAAGAATTGTTCACAAATATAAGCGAGATAAAAGATCGTGCGTCTCTTTCTAGACTCCTGAATAGTCTACACATTCTTCGCCATGTTTAGTCATTGCTGAGTTGAATATTTTAGTATGTTTCAAACGCGTTTAAGAGTAACAaacttgtatgtatatatatatatatatatatatatatatatatatatatatatatatatgtatatatatatatatatatatatatatatatatatatatatatatatattgtatacacaTCTTTTATATAGACCAAGAGTTTGATGATTGCATAAACCTGTCCATTAGGACGCAAATGCTTTGacaatgtaatacatatttttttaatattatcgagATATAGAGCTTCTAATAATATCGCATATTTTAAGCGAACTTTTAATAATAGTCTATGGCGTTATGTATTGTCATTTCGCGTCCAAAATAGCTTCCCTTAGACCAGTGTGTCTGACCTTTAAACGTACAAATGTATTTACCTTCAGctgatcaaataaattaattataaaaatatttttttaatatacgtcTTATTGTATTCATGGTAGatattgttgtaattattattaaaaataataaataattaatattattttataatacaatacaaaaactaCTTAACATGTACACAATGTTACGACTACACGtggttaatataataaatttatatgtatatttttttatatagtaacaccaataatttttatttaataattaacataaaacctCTTTCCAATTACGCAcacattaacattttatacaaataaataagatcaTTGTCTCTAGTGTGAGGTTaggttatttttaagtttatgatTTACACGTTCATTGTTAAATTTggcatagaatattttaaaaggaattatatttaattataaagtcacatcgttttattacaatatatttgacaaATTAGTGCATAGACAACAGATAGTCGGTGCAAGCATGggacagattatatatatttgtctcaCGTAACTCTTACTGGCGACATGGCTTCGTGTAAGCCCATATATGTAGGTACCATAAACTCaccatatattctatattcaaacagcaatacttagtatttatgAGACTGATTTGAAGATTTAGTGTGACACTGGCTCAGCCAGTATAACCTAGGACcaaagacaaaatatttttggcagttcccaagattggtgccGCATTttcaatgtaaggaatgatttcAATTTCTTACAACATCAATGTCTATgcgcggtggtgaccacttaccatcatgtgacCCATCAATCCGTGATCATGATTGATGTGATCCGTGCCTTATGTGATTTCCAAGTATGCCGTCAACGGACTGCTTCACAATTACATTACCGAAAAAATCAAGAAACTTCAAATTGGTGTCCAAATTGAGATTTTGTGATGACCATAACCactatagtccattccaatgacaaaaggagacattcaaaacataccgtatttttcaatatcacaagtgttttgttgataattccactataagattaactacaaacagttcttgattaatatatcttcatttgtaatacaacaatatttcactaaactacatagatccactttaatttcacttccaaagtaacgaaaacagttttgtcgacattcaagacgccatttctcgatgacgaacattaaaaatagaggcctcaactaggcatgttcgctaaacgaatgtagacgaatgaatttatacagataaaaaatatattattttggttttaaaattcattatagatatttttttttaaatatatttatttaattggttgtaatatataatatgaattatttattagaaacgtaaaaagttacctaacgatagataaaaaagttatttttatacagtaaggtttttacataaatataatatttttgccaaaaatgttaaaagaattattttacttaaaaataatctcttatctcgaaatgtagattagttttgtgcatagcaattttatagttttgaaaataatacaatgttaagaaagacattcgtctctcatctttcgtatcatgtgcacggatgcatattcggaattctctgaagttttttattacgacctgactttgtttaaacggaaaattacttttaaaatcaaaaaatatatatcgttctttagcattaattacccattcattcaattattttgacctcactagtcgaacgcaaatgacatatcaattcaaggtcaaagttgtttatttaccttttctcctcttcccattggaatagactatacagACATTTGAAAATATAGTATTCACTAAAATTGATTACTAATCTTTTACGCGTACTATCATATCATatatactttttagtacatacatataaacatctATTACCATAATATATAATGGTAATCTttggaatagttaaaattttcaCAGATTAAACCTATAGAAACATGAACgctttttgtttgtctgttcaTGTATCGAAATATCGTTATCGTATTTGAAACACCgtagatatatacatacatttcgtATGTCTTATTCTTTATATGTGCATTAGCTATGAAAATACTCACTCACTCTTGATCGTACAGCACTCAGAATAACATAGACACCTATCCAATATAACACGATAGTACATGGACgtcttaatttcaatatttacaacCAGCCATTCGTATTTACTCACAAAAATCATGTGCAAATAACTCCAAACACATAACAGTGCTCACATTTCTAAGGAATCAAGTAATCGTGCGCAGGGTCCATCCGTTTAGGTGCGCACGCGCATGCAATGCAAAAAGGCATCGTAGTCGTTTTCGttcattgaataataaatgatttgtaAAATTACCT is part of the Vanessa cardui chromosome 14, ilVanCard2.1, whole genome shotgun sequence genome and encodes:
- the LOC124535263 gene encoding uncharacterized protein LOC124535263, whose product is MDDDVEDIVGDVKYTDSQKSVTTSALYSLDFTDSSSDKNNSSGKDTYVLEYDSDDSDKTFQVHKSESDINLTDKESILNVRQDPKATNPVYSMDKSAGSSMPVCNIIAQEIFTQTSKTIIELAQKDIKKPTENTLETQTSFVSITENKSIAYKIHILGRNCSYNSDELRETQYENENIFKQNFQNMQNYTSNMILTNTFEDTAAVFCLLDKDKNTDVKVVENPSEDVIHFIEDEKQEDAENKIPIKVHNSYTSEFESSNFDSDIENDSLMENEYFDSKTKSRDDNSETSEMLNSIDSDVEELYSRLSKSPQLLSPILSVDPPFRNFGLLSPLTEETVQKKESMVDVTPSIQTLTKSNEYSDNDTIFENNAGMKVSLSSDLESTEGNNNIKLPPIYKHQSCSNPHLNFLFTLNNQKHLEKTGVLPSLYEKQNEQFDRWEIGTKNLASGENPHLNKSTEPMKIAKDIVHLPSIHLEGLPKNTSNKTNCFTSSVQQSSVNGSFDIISIQGKIKELKMSANKTRPRYSSRSVSPSSLSSPNETRICDTAEKACDGFCVELLRKLRSSSWQEIKETLEDLPRGFEKFWSVVTENRIADLIRQVSLHTESPRTQVARAACKTLAEILKNTNYTKKPDFYEAMSTLLTKTGSFNRSVRREANVALDEIVCNVDVTHCVAAICVYGVSHKSVLVRCSSARLLVVCCALAEGGRQILRMRPPSAAAARRHALRSLAELLQDKNTDTRKYAERLYAILRPLPNFEAYFLTDVDVELASKQMKKYDQLLNNSKSR